In endosymbiont of unidentified scaly snail isolate Monju, the following are encoded in one genomic region:
- the rpoC gene encoding DNA-directed RNA polymerase subunit beta' — protein sequence MKDLLKILKQQGQNEEFDAIRIGLASPEMIRSWSYGEVKKPETINYRTFKPEREGLFCAKIFGPVSDYECLCGKYKRLKHRGVVCEKCGVEVTLAKVRRERMGHIDLASPVAHIWFLKSLPSRIGLLLDMTLRDIERVLYFESYVVVDPGMTALERFQLLTDEQYLEAVEENGDEFDARMGAEAVYELLRTLDIPREIAKLREEMEQTKSETKIKKISKRLKLLESLEQSGNRPEWMILTVLPVLPPELRPLVPLDGGRFATSDLNDLYRRVINRNNRLKRLLDLAAPDIIVRNEKRMLQEAVDALLDNGRRGRAITGTNKRPLKSLADMIKGKQGRFRQNLLGKRVDYSGRSVIVVGPTLKLHQCGLPKKMALELFKPFIFSKLQFRGLATTIKAAKKLVDRGAPEVWDILEEVIREHPVLLNRAPTLHRLGIQAFEPVLIEGKAIQLHPLVCAAFNADFDGDQMAVHVPLSIEAQLEARTLMMSSNNVLSPANGEPVIVPTQDVVLGLYYMTRERINAKGEGMLLAGVDEAKRAYETGAADLHARVKVRLTEVQIDEDGNQTEITKVRDTTVGRAILWGIVPRGLSFELIDQPMKKKAISRLVNACYRQLGLKATVVFADQLMYLGFAQAAKAGASIGLDDMVIPDEKAEILAEAEAEVKEIQDQYASGLVTNGERYNKVVDIWSHTNDQIARAMMNKLGKEKVVDKEGNEVEQDSFNSIFMMADSGARGSAAQIRQLAGMRGLMAKPDGSIIETPITANFREGLNVLQYFISTHGARKGLADTALKTANSGYLTRRLVDVAQDLVITEDDCGTTNGLRMVPIIEGGDVVEPLRERILGRVAAVDILRPGSDEVLVEAGTLLDEKLVDVLEQAGVDQVWVRSAITCETRQGICSKCYGRDLARGNRVNIGEAVGVIAAQSIGEPGTQLTMRTFHIGGAASRAAAVNSIEPKNAGTIKLHNIKTIENAAGKLVAVSRSGEVVVVDEIGRERERYKLPYGAELQVREGEKVEGGQTVATWDPHTHPIITEMAGILRFVDFIDGVTVQKQTDEVTGLSSVVVIDPKQRPSAGKDLRPMVKLVDEKGNDINLAGTSLPAHYFLPGGAIVNVADGTQVKIGDVIARIPQESSKTRDITGGLPRVADLFEARKPKEPAILAEATGTVSFGKETKGKQRLVITDAEGETHELLIPKWRHVNVFEGEHVEKGEVIADGELNPHDILRLRGVTDLAEYLVKEIQDVYRLQGVGINDKHIEVIIRQMLRKVEVTDPGETKLLRGEQAEKARVLEANEEAENRHPAKWEPLLLGITKASLATESFISAASFQETTRVLTEAAVRGMRDPLNGLKENVIVGRLIPAGTGLAHHKERRARRAAERAGGRVEMAADELEQAIKEALNTSDDE from the coding sequence ATGAAAGATCTGCTGAAGATTCTCAAGCAACAGGGTCAGAACGAGGAGTTCGATGCCATTCGCATCGGCCTGGCCTCCCCCGAGATGATCCGCTCCTGGTCCTACGGCGAGGTCAAGAAGCCGGAGACCATCAACTACCGCACCTTCAAGCCGGAGCGCGAAGGCCTGTTCTGCGCCAAGATCTTCGGCCCGGTGAGCGACTACGAGTGCCTGTGCGGCAAGTACAAGCGTCTCAAGCACCGCGGTGTGGTGTGTGAAAAGTGCGGCGTCGAGGTCACGCTGGCCAAGGTGCGCCGCGAGCGCATGGGGCACATCGACCTGGCCAGCCCGGTGGCGCACATCTGGTTCCTCAAGTCGCTGCCCTCGCGCATCGGTCTGCTGCTGGACATGACCCTGCGCGACATCGAGCGCGTGCTCTACTTCGAGAGTTACGTGGTGGTCGATCCGGGCATGACCGCGCTCGAGCGCTTCCAGCTGCTCACCGACGAGCAGTACCTGGAGGCGGTCGAGGAGAACGGTGACGAGTTTGACGCGCGCATGGGTGCCGAGGCGGTCTACGAACTGCTGCGCACCCTCGACATTCCGCGCGAGATCGCCAAGCTGCGCGAGGAGATGGAGCAGACCAAGTCCGAGACCAAGATCAAGAAGATCTCCAAGCGTCTCAAGCTGCTCGAATCGCTCGAACAGTCGGGCAACCGTCCCGAGTGGATGATTCTCACCGTGCTGCCGGTGCTGCCGCCCGAGCTGCGTCCGTTGGTGCCGCTCGATGGCGGTCGCTTTGCCACCTCGGATCTCAACGATCTGTACCGCCGGGTGATCAACCGCAACAATCGTCTCAAGCGCCTGCTCGATCTGGCCGCGCCCGACATCATCGTGCGCAACGAGAAGCGCATGCTGCAGGAGGCGGTGGACGCGCTGCTCGACAACGGTCGCCGCGGCCGCGCCATTACCGGCACCAACAAGCGCCCGCTCAAGTCGCTGGCCGACATGATCAAGGGCAAGCAGGGGCGTTTCCGCCAGAACCTGCTGGGCAAGCGGGTGGACTACTCCGGCCGTTCGGTCATCGTGGTCGGTCCGACCCTCAAGCTGCACCAGTGCGGCCTGCCCAAGAAGATGGCGCTCGAGTTGTTCAAGCCGTTCATCTTCTCCAAGCTCCAGTTCCGTGGCCTGGCGACCACCATCAAGGCCGCCAAGAAGCTGGTCGATCGGGGTGCGCCCGAGGTGTGGGACATCCTCGAAGAGGTGATCCGCGAGCACCCGGTGCTGCTCAACCGCGCCCCCACCCTGCACCGTCTGGGCATCCAGGCTTTCGAGCCGGTGCTGATCGAGGGCAAGGCCATCCAGCTGCACCCGCTGGTCTGTGCCGCCTTCAACGCCGACTTCGACGGTGACCAGATGGCGGTCCACGTGCCGCTGTCGATCGAGGCGCAGCTCGAGGCGCGCACCCTGATGATGTCCTCGAACAACGTGCTTTCGCCGGCCAACGGCGAGCCGGTCATCGTGCCCACCCAGGACGTGGTGCTGGGTCTCTATTACATGACCCGCGAGCGCATCAACGCCAAGGGCGAGGGCATGTTGCTGGCTGGCGTGGACGAGGCCAAGCGCGCCTACGAGACCGGCGCGGCCGATCTGCACGCGCGCGTCAAGGTGCGTCTGACCGAGGTGCAGATCGACGAGGACGGCAACCAGACCGAGATCACCAAGGTGCGCGACACCACCGTGGGTCGTGCCATCCTCTGGGGCATCGTGCCGCGCGGCCTGTCCTTCGAGCTGATCGATCAGCCGATGAAGAAGAAGGCCATCTCGCGCCTGGTCAATGCCTGCTATCGCCAGCTCGGCCTGAAGGCCACCGTGGTCTTCGCCGACCAGCTCATGTATCTGGGCTTTGCCCAGGCGGCCAAGGCGGGTGCTTCCATCGGTCTGGACGATATGGTCATTCCTGACGAAAAGGCCGAGATCCTCGCCGAGGCCGAGGCCGAGGTGAAGGAGATCCAGGATCAGTACGCCTCGGGCCTGGTGACCAACGGCGAGCGTTACAACAAGGTGGTGGACATCTGGTCGCACACCAACGACCAGATCGCCCGTGCCATGATGAACAAGCTCGGCAAGGAAAAGGTTGTCGACAAGGAGGGCAACGAAGTCGAGCAGGACTCGTTCAATTCCATCTTCATGATGGCCGACTCCGGTGCGCGGGGTTCTGCGGCGCAGATTCGTCAGCTCGCCGGCATGCGTGGCCTGATGGCCAAGCCCGACGGTTCCATCATCGAGACGCCGATCACCGCCAACTTCCGCGAGGGCCTGAACGTACTTCAGTACTTCATTTCCACCCACGGTGCGCGCAAGGGTCTGGCCGATACCGCGCTGAAGACCGCCAACTCGGGTTATCTCACCCGGCGCCTGGTGGATGTGGCGCAGGACCTGGTGATCACCGAGGACGACTGCGGCACCACCAACGGTCTGCGCATGGTGCCCATCATCGAAGGGGGTGACGTGGTCGAGCCGCTGCGCGAGCGCATCCTGGGTCGGGTGGCCGCGGTGGACATTCTGCGTCCGGGCAGCGACGAGGTGCTGGTCGAGGCCGGCACCCTGCTCGACGAGAAGCTGGTGGATGTGCTCGAGCAAGCCGGCGTGGACCAGGTCTGGGTGCGCTCGGCGATCACCTGCGAGACCCGCCAGGGCATCTGCTCCAAGTGCTACGGACGCGATCTTGCGCGCGGTAACCGCGTCAACATCGGCGAGGCCGTGGGTGTGATCGCGGCCCAGTCGATCGGCGAGCCGGGTACCCAGCTCACCATGCGTACCTTCCACATCGGGGGTGCTGCCTCGCGGGCCGCGGCGGTCAACAGCATCGAGCCCAAGAACGCGGGCACGATCAAGCTGCACAACATCAAGACCATCGAGAACGCGGCCGGCAAGCTGGTGGCGGTCTCGCGATCCGGTGAGGTGGTCGTCGTCGACGAGATCGGCCGCGAGCGCGAGCGTTACAAGCTGCCCTATGGCGCCGAGTTGCAGGTGCGCGAGGGCGAAAAGGTCGAGGGTGGCCAGACCGTGGCTACCTGGGACCCGCACACCCACCCCATCATTACCGAGATGGCGGGCATCCTGCGCTTCGTCGACTTCATCGATGGCGTCACCGTGCAGAAGCAGACCGACGAGGTCACCGGTCTGTCCTCGGTGGTGGTCATCGATCCCAAGCAGCGGCCGAGCGCCGGTAAGGACCTGCGGCCGATGGTCAAGCTGGTCGATGAGAAGGGCAACGACATCAACCTGGCCGGCACCAGCCTGCCCGCGCACTATTTCCTGCCGGGTGGTGCCATCGTCAACGTTGCCGACGGCACCCAGGTGAAGATCGGTGATGTCATCGCACGGATTCCGCAGGAATCCTCCAAGACCCGCGACATCACCGGCGGTCTGCCGCGCGTGGCCGACCTGTTCGAGGCGCGCAAGCCCAAGGAGCCGGCGATCCTCGCCGAGGCCACCGGCACCGTGTCCTTCGGCAAGGAGACCAAGGGCAAGCAGCGGCTGGTGATCACCGACGCCGAGGGCGAGACCCACGAGCTGCTGATTCCCAAGTGGCGGCACGTCAACGTGTTCGAGGGCGAACACGTGGAGAAGGGCGAGGTGATCGCCGATGGCGAACTCAACCCGCACGACATCCTGCGCCTGCGCGGGGTGACCGACCTGGCCGAGTACCTGGTCAAGGAGATCCAGGACGTCTACCGTCTGCAGGGCGTGGGCATCAACGACAAGCACATCGAGGTGATCATTCGCCAGATGCTGCGCAAGGTCGAGGTCACCGACCCGGGCGAGACCAAACTGCTGCGCGGCGAGCAGGCCGAGAAGGCCCGCGTGCTCGAGGCCAACGAGGAGGCCGAGAACCGGCACCCGGCGAAATGGGAGCCGCTGCTGCTCGGCATCACCAAGGCCTCGCTGGCGACCGAGTCTTTCATCTCGGCGGCCTCCTTCCAGGAGACCACCCGGGTGCTCACCGAGGCGGCGGTGCGCGGCATGCGCGACCCGCTCAACGGCCTGAAGGAAAACGTCATCGTCGGTCGCCTGATCCCGGCCGGCACCGGTCTGGCGCACCACAAGGAACGCAGGGCGCGCCGAGCCGCCGAACGGGCCGGTGGCCGGGTCGAGATGGCCGCGGACGAGCTCGAACAGGCTATCAAGGAGGCGCTCAACACCTCCGACGACGAGTGA
- the rpsL gene encoding 30S ribosomal protein S12, with the protein MATINQLVRKPRKRKPEKSNVPALEACPQKRGVCTRVYTTTPKKPNSALRKVARVRLTNGYEVTSYIGGEGHNLQEHGVVLIRGGRVKDLPGVRYHVVRGALDTSGVEKRRQGRSKYGAKRPKS; encoded by the coding sequence ATGGCAACGATCAACCAACTTGTACGCAAGCCGCGCAAGCGCAAGCCCGAGAAGAGCAACGTGCCGGCGCTGGAGGCCTGCCCGCAGAAGCGTGGCGTCTGCACTCGCGTGTATACCACCACGCCGAAGAAGCCGAACTCGGCGCTGCGGAAAGTGGCGCGTGTGCGCCTGACCAACGGTTACGAGGTGACCAGCTACATCGGTGGCGAGGGTCACAACCTGCAGGAGCACGGCGTGGTGCTGATTCGTGGCGGCCGGGTCAAGGACCTGCCGGGTGTGCGTTATCACGTGGTGCGCGGTGCGCTGGACACCTCGGGCGTCGAAAAGCGTCGCCAGGGTCGTTCCAAGTACGGTGCCAAGCGGCCCAAGTCCTGA
- the rpsG gene encoding 30S ribosomal protein S7, with amino-acid sequence MPRRRVVAKREVLPDPKFGSQVLAKFINMVMVDGKKSVAERIMYGALDMVAEKRDGDPMELLEQALDNVRPMVEVKSRRVGGATYQVPVEVRPVRRNALAMRWLIEAARKRSEKSMAARLAGELMDAADQKGAAVKKKEDTHRMAEANKAFSHYRW; translated from the coding sequence ATGCCAAGAAGACGGGTAGTAGCGAAGCGCGAGGTCCTGCCGGATCCCAAGTTCGGCAGCCAGGTGCTGGCCAAGTTCATCAACATGGTGATGGTCGACGGCAAGAAGTCGGTCGCCGAGCGCATCATGTACGGTGCGTTGGACATGGTGGCCGAGAAGCGCGATGGCGATCCCATGGAGTTGCTGGAGCAGGCGCTGGACAATGTGCGCCCCATGGTCGAGGTGAAGTCCCGTCGTGTCGGCGGCGCCACCTACCAGGTGCCCGTCGAGGTGCGGCCCGTGCGCCGCAATGCGCTGGCCATGCGCTGGCTGATCGAGGCGGCGCGCAAGCGCAGCGAGAAGTCCATGGCGGCGCGCCTGGCTGGTGAGCTGATGGATGCCGCCGACCAGAAGGGCGCGGCCGTCAAGAAGAAGGAAGACACGCACCGCATGGCGGAAGCCAACAAGGCCTTCTCCCACTACCGCTGGTGA
- the fusA gene encoding elongation factor G has protein sequence MARSTPIERYRNIGIMAHIDAGKTTTTERVLYYTGVSHKIGEVHEGAATMDWMEQEQERGITITSAATTCFWSGMAKQYPRHRINIIDTPGHVDFTIEVERSLRVLDGAVFVLCAVGGIEPQSETVWRQANKYEVPRLAFVNKMDRVGADFFRVVEQLRDRLGANPVPVQVPIGAEDEFTGVVDLVKMKAIIWSEENMGVEFSYQEIPGELKDLCEEWHERLLEAAAEADETLMDAYLEDGDLSEEQILEGLRKRTLSLEVVPVCAGSAFKNKGVQALLDKVIELLPSPGDVPAIKGELEDGSEGERHPLDDEPFAALAFKIATDPYVGTLTFLRCYSGVLKSGDMVFNPLKGKKERIGRLLQMHANHREEIDEVLAGDIAAAVGLKDVTTGETLCDPKHVITLERMEFPEPVISVAVEPKTKADQEKMGIALGKLAQEDPSFRVRTDEESGQTIISGMGGLHLEIIVDRLQREFGVAANVGAPQVAYRETIRKAVEVEGKFVRQSGGRGQYGHVWLKLEPLGEDAETTFEFVNAIVGGVVPRDYIPAVEKGVKDAMEGGVLAGYPLVGIKATLFDGSYHEVDSSEQALRVAGSMALRNGARDADPVLLEPIMRVEVTTPEEYMGDVMGDLNARRGMISGMEDAPAGKIVRAEVPLAEMFGYATALRSATQGRASYSMEFAKYQAVPAAIADKVINRY, from the coding sequence GTGGCGCGCAGCACGCCCATCGAACGGTATCGCAACATCGGCATCATGGCGCACATCGATGCCGGCAAGACGACGACCACCGAGCGGGTGCTGTACTACACCGGGGTATCTCACAAGATCGGTGAGGTGCACGAGGGCGCCGCGACGATGGACTGGATGGAGCAGGAGCAGGAGCGGGGTATTACCATTACCTCGGCGGCCACCACCTGCTTCTGGTCTGGCATGGCGAAACAGTACCCGCGGCACCGTATCAACATTATTGATACGCCGGGTCACGTGGACTTCACCATCGAGGTGGAGCGTTCGCTGCGGGTTCTGGACGGGGCGGTATTTGTCCTCTGTGCCGTCGGTGGGATCGAGCCTCAGTCCGAGACGGTGTGGCGCCAGGCCAACAAGTACGAGGTGCCGCGACTGGCGTTCGTCAACAAGATGGACCGGGTCGGGGCCGACTTCTTCCGGGTGGTCGAGCAATTGCGTGATCGCCTGGGCGCCAATCCGGTGCCGGTGCAGGTGCCGATCGGCGCGGAAGACGAATTTACCGGGGTGGTCGACCTCGTCAAGATGAAGGCGATCATCTGGTCGGAAGAAAACATGGGTGTCGAGTTCAGCTACCAGGAGATCCCTGGCGAGCTGAAGGATCTCTGCGAGGAATGGCACGAGCGTCTGCTCGAGGCTGCCGCCGAGGCTGACGAGACCCTGATGGACGCCTATCTGGAAGACGGCGATCTGTCCGAGGAACAGATCCTCGAGGGGCTGCGCAAGCGCACCCTGAGTCTGGAGGTGGTGCCGGTCTGTGCCGGTTCGGCCTTCAAGAACAAGGGTGTGCAGGCGCTGCTCGACAAGGTGATCGAGCTGCTGCCGTCGCCGGGGGATGTGCCGGCGATCAAGGGCGAGCTCGAGGATGGGAGCGAGGGTGAGCGGCATCCGTTGGACGACGAGCCCTTTGCCGCGCTGGCGTTCAAGATTGCCACCGACCCCTATGTGGGCACCCTGACCTTTCTGCGGTGCTACTCGGGGGTGCTGAAGTCCGGGGACATGGTGTTCAACCCGCTCAAGGGCAAGAAGGAGCGGATTGGTCGGTTGCTGCAGATGCACGCCAACCACCGCGAAGAGATCGACGAGGTGCTTGCGGGCGATATCGCCGCGGCGGTTGGTCTCAAGGATGTCACCACAGGGGAGACTCTGTGTGACCCGAAACACGTGATCACGCTGGAACGCATGGAGTTCCCCGAGCCGGTCATCTCGGTGGCGGTGGAGCCCAAGACGAAGGCGGATCAGGAAAAGATGGGCATCGCCCTGGGCAAGCTGGCCCAGGAAGACCCGTCCTTCCGGGTGCGTACCGACGAGGAGTCGGGGCAGACCATCATCTCCGGGATGGGTGGGCTGCACCTGGAGATCATCGTCGACCGCCTGCAGCGGGAGTTCGGTGTCGCGGCCAACGTGGGTGCGCCCCAGGTGGCCTACCGCGAGACCATTCGCAAGGCGGTCGAGGTGGAGGGCAAGTTCGTCCGGCAGTCGGGCGGGCGCGGGCAGTACGGCCATGTCTGGCTGAAGCTCGAGCCGCTCGGCGAGGATGCCGAGACGACGTTCGAATTCGTGAATGCCATCGTCGGTGGCGTGGTTCCCAGGGACTACATCCCGGCGGTGGAGAAGGGCGTGAAGGACGCCATGGAAGGGGGCGTGCTCGCCGGCTACCCGCTGGTGGGCATCAAGGCCACCCTGTTCGATGGCTCCTATCACGAGGTGGATTCCAGTGAGCAGGCCTTGCGGGTGGCCGGCTCGATGGCGCTGCGCAACGGGGCGCGCGATGCCGATCCGGTGCTGCTGGAGCCGATCATGAGGGTCGAGGTCACCACGCCCGAAGAGTACATGGGCGACGTGATGGGCGACCTGAATGCGCGCCGGGGCATGATCTCCGGCATGGAAGACGCGCCGGCCGGAAAGATCGTCCGCGCCGAGGTGCCGCTGGCCGAGATGTTCGGGTACGCCACGGCACTGCGCAGCGCGACCCAGGGTCGCGCGAGTTACAGCATGGAATTCGCCAAGTACCAGGCGGTGCCTGCGGCCATTGCCGACAAGGTCATCAACCGGTACTAG
- the tuf gene encoding elongation factor Tu codes for MSKEKFERTKPHVNVGTIGHVDHGKTTLTAAITTHQAKKFGGEARAYDQIDNAPEERERGITIATAHVEYESDKRHYAHVDCPGHADYVKNMITGAAQMDGAILVVSAADGPMPQTREHILLSRQVGVPYIIVYMNKADMVDDEELLELVEMEIRELLDSYDFPGDDTPVIIGSALKALEGDDSEIGTKSIDKLVEALDTYIPDPERAIDGDFIMPIEDVFSISGRGTVVTGRVERGKIHVGDEVEIVGLRETQSTTCTGVEMFRKLLDEGVAGDNVGVLLRGTKRDEVERGQVLAKPGSIKPHTHFEAEVYVLSKDEGGRHTPFFNGYRPQFYFRTTDVTGACELPEGVEMVMPGDNVKMTVKLIAPIAMEEGLRFAIREGGRTVGAGVVSKIIE; via the coding sequence ATGTCCAAGGAAAAATTCGAACGTACAAAGCCGCACGTCAACGTCGGCACCATTGGTCACGTTGACCATGGCAAGACGACGCTGACCGCGGCGATCACCACCCACCAGGCGAAGAAATTCGGCGGTGAGGCGCGGGCGTACGACCAGATCGACAACGCCCCGGAAGAGCGCGAGCGCGGCATCACGATTGCGACGGCCCACGTGGAATACGAGTCGGACAAGCGCCACTACGCGCACGTCGACTGCCCGGGCCACGCGGACTACGTGAAGAACATGATCACCGGCGCGGCGCAGATGGACGGCGCCATCCTGGTGGTGTCCGCGGCCGACGGTCCCATGCCGCAGACGCGCGAGCACATCCTGCTGTCACGCCAGGTCGGCGTGCCGTACATCATCGTGTACATGAACAAGGCCGACATGGTCGACGACGAAGAGCTGCTGGAGCTGGTGGAGATGGAGATCCGCGAGCTGCTCGACTCCTACGACTTCCCGGGCGACGACACGCCTGTGATCATCGGCTCGGCGTTGAAGGCGCTGGAAGGTGACGACTCCGAGATCGGCACCAAGTCGATCGACAAGCTGGTCGAGGCGCTGGACACCTACATTCCGGATCCGGAGCGCGCGATCGACGGTGACTTCATCATGCCGATCGAAGACGTGTTCTCGATCTCGGGTCGCGGTACCGTGGTGACCGGTCGTGTGGAGCGCGGCAAGATCCACGTTGGCGACGAAGTCGAGATCGTGGGCCTGCGCGAGACCCAGAGCACGACCTGCACGGGCGTGGAGATGTTCCGCAAGCTGCTGGACGAAGGCGTTGCCGGCGACAACGTGGGCGTGCTGCTGCGCGGCACCAAGCGTGACGAGGTGGAGCGCGGTCAGGTGCTGGCGAAGCCGGGATCGATCAAGCCGCACACGCACTTCGAGGCCGAGGTTTACGTGCTGAGCAAGGACGAGGGTGGCCGTCACACGCCGTTCTTCAACGGTTATCGTCCGCAGTTCTACTTCCGCACCACCGACGTGACCGGGGCCTGTGAGCTGCCGGAAGGCGTGGAGATGGTGATGCCGGGCGACAACGTGAAGATGACGGTGAAGCTGATCGCGCCGATCGCGATGGAAGAGGGCCTGCGCTTCGCGATCCGCGAAGGTGGCCGCACCGTCGGCGCCGGCGTGGTTTCCAAGATCATCGAGTAA
- the rpsJ gene encoding 30S ribosomal protein S10: MTNQRIRIRLKSFDHRLIDQSAKEIVETAKRSGAQVVGPIPLPTRKERYTVLISPHVNKDARDQYEIRTHKRLMEIVDPTDKTVDALMRLDLAAGVDVQIKLN, translated from the coding sequence ATGACCAATCAACGTATTCGAATTCGTCTCAAGTCGTTCGATCATCGACTGATCGACCAGTCGGCCAAGGAGATCGTCGAGACCGCCAAGCGCAGCGGCGCCCAGGTGGTCGGTCCGATTCCCCTGCCGACCCGGAAAGAGCGCTACACCGTGCTGATCTCGCCGCACGTCAACAAGGACGCGCGCGACCAGTACGAGATCCGTACCCACAAGCGCCTGATGGAGATCGTTGATCCGACCGACAAGACCGTCGATGCGCTGATGAGGCTGGATCTGGCCGCCGGTGTGGATGTCCAGATCAAGCTGAACTGA
- the rplC gene encoding 50S ribosomal protein L3 yields the protein MAIGIVGRKAGMTRIFTDEGQSVPVTVIEVDPNRVTQVRTVENDGYAAIQVTTGSRKASRVNKPMAGHFAKAGVEAGRGLWEFRLDDHEGEAPEVGGTVDVSIFEAGQKVDVRGVSKGKGFQGGVKRHNFRTQDATHGNSLSHRAPGSIGQCQTPGRVFKGKKMAGHMGAEKVCVQNLEVVRVDAERNLLLVKGAVPGARGGDVIVTPAIKLKNKG from the coding sequence ATGGCGATTGGAATCGTAGGGCGCAAGGCCGGCATGACCCGCATCTTTACCGATGAGGGCCAGTCGGTGCCCGTCACCGTCATCGAGGTCGACCCGAACCGCGTCACCCAGGTGCGCACCGTCGAGAACGACGGCTATGCCGCCATTCAGGTGACGACCGGCAGCAGGAAGGCCTCGCGTGTCAACAAGCCGATGGCTGGCCACTTTGCCAAGGCCGGTGTCGAGGCCGGGCGCGGCCTGTGGGAATTCCGTCTGGATGACCACGAGGGTGAGGCGCCGGAAGTGGGCGGCACCGTGGATGTGAGCATCTTCGAAGCCGGCCAGAAGGTCGACGTGCGTGGCGTCTCCAAGGGCAAGGGCTTCCAGGGCGGGGTCAAGCGGCACAATTTCCGCACCCAGGACGCCACCCACGGCAACTCCCTGTCGCACCGTGCGCCGGGCTCCATCGGCCAGTGCCAGACCCCGGGTCGGGTGTTCAAGGGCAAGAAAATGGCCGGCCACATGGGCGCCGAAAAGGTCTGCGTGCAGAACCTCGAGGTGGTGCGCGTGGATGCCGAACGCAACCTGCTGCTGGTCAAGGGCGCCGTCCCCGGCGCGCGTGGCGGTGATGTGATCGTCACCCCGGCCATCAAGCTGAAGAACAAGGGGTAA
- the rplD gene encoding 50S ribosomal protein L4 codes for MDLNVQGGSSIQVSDAVFGADYKEALILQVVTAYMAGARAGTKAQKNRSAVSGGGAKPWRQKGTGRARAGTIRSPLFRHGGVTFAASPRNYEQKVNKKMYRGALRSILSELVRQERLVVVDSFSVDVPKTKQLVGKLKELGIDEALIVVEELDENLMLAARNLYHVDARGVHELDPVSLIGFDKVIITAGALKQLEEKLA; via the coding sequence ATGGATCTGAACGTACAGGGTGGCTCGAGCATCCAGGTGTCTGACGCCGTGTTCGGGGCCGACTACAAGGAGGCGCTGATCCTCCAGGTGGTCACCGCCTATATGGCTGGCGCGCGCGCCGGCACCAAGGCGCAGAAGAACCGCTCCGCGGTCAGCGGCGGCGGTGCCAAGCCCTGGCGCCAGAAGGGCACCGGCCGTGCCCGCGCCGGCACCATCCGCAGCCCGCTGTTCCGCCACGGAGGCGTGACCTTCGCTGCCTCGCCGCGCAACTACGAGCAGAAGGTCAACAAGAAGATGTACCGCGGCGCGCTGCGCTCCATTCTCTCCGAGCTGGTGCGTCAGGAGCGCCTGGTGGTGGTCGACAGCTTCTCGGTCGATGTGCCCAAGACCAAGCAACTGGTCGGCAAGCTCAAGGAGCTGGGTATCGACGAGGCCTTGATCGTGGTCGAGGAGCTGGACGAAAACCTGATGCTCGCGGCCCGCAATCTGTATCACGTGGATGCCCGTGGTGTGCACGAGCTCGATCCGGTCAGCCTGATCGGCTTCGACAAGGTGATCATCACCGCCGGTGCCCTCAAGCAGCTCGAGGAGAAACTGGCATGA
- the rplW gene encoding 50S ribosomal protein L23 — protein sequence MSKFSKERLMQVLLAPVVSEKSVTAAESGNQFVFQVARDATKPEIKAAVELLFEVDVEKVQVLNVKGKRKRFGQRPGKRADWKKAYVRLKEGQDINFGEGA from the coding sequence ATGAGCAAGTTCAGCAAAGAGCGCCTGATGCAGGTCCTGCTCGCCCCGGTGGTGTCCGAGAAGAGCGTGACCGCTGCCGAGAGCGGCAACCAGTTCGTGTTCCAGGTCGCGCGTGACGCCACCAAGCCCGAGATCAAGGCTGCGGTCGAACTGCTGTTCGAGGTGGACGTCGAGAAGGTGCAGGTCCTCAATGTCAAGGGCAAGCGCAAGCGCTTCGGTCAACGTCCGGGCAAGCGGGCGGACTGGAAGAAGGCCTATGTGCGCCTGAAGGAAGGCCAGGACATCAATTTCGGCGAGGGCGCCTGA